The window TGAAAGCAAAGAGCAAGCAAACGAGGTTACTTCACCTACATTTAGCCTCGCACAAGCTTATAAAAGCCAAGATTATGGCGCAATTTACCATTATGATATTTATCGTAAAGATATGCAGGATATGCTTGAGCTGGGATTGCTTGAAATGCTTGAACAAGATGGATTGCATTTTGTGGAATGGGGCGATGAAGCTTTGGAGAATATATTGCGCCAAAATGGCTTTAATGTGATGAGCATTACTATAAATACAAATGCAATGCTTGATCATAGAATCTATAAGGTAGCTCTATGAATAAGCTTTCCGCACATAATCTTAATAAGCATATTAAAAAAACAAAAATTGTCCAAGATATTTCTCTTGAAGTCAATAGTGGCGAAGTAGTGGGGCTTTTGGGTCCAAATGGAGCAGGCAAAACTACTACTTTTTATATGATTTGTGGGCTGCTGCACCCAAGCTCTGGAAAGGTTATGCTTAATCATACTGATATTACTAAACTCCCCTTGCATCAGCGTTCCAATTTAGGCATTGGCTATCTTCCTCAAGAATCAAGTATTTTTAAAGATTTAAGCACAGAGGAAAATCTTATGCTTGCAGCAGAGATAAGTATTAAAAATGCGAAAGATAGGCAGATTAAAATTGAAAAAATGCTTGAAGAATTTAATATTGAGCCCATTCGCTCAAGAAAAGGCATAAGTTTAAGTGGTGGAGAAAGGAGGAGGGTAGAGATAGCGCGTGCGCTTGTGAAAGATCCGAAGTTTATTTTGCTTGATGAACCTTTTGCTGGCGTAGATCCACGCGCGGTAAGCGATA is drawn from Helicobacter sp. MIT 21-1697 and contains these coding sequences:
- the tsaE gene encoding tRNA (adenosine(37)-N6)-threonylcarbamoyltransferase complex ATPase subunit type 1 TsaE, with amino-acid sequence MSEYILSESALTELCHTLKNTIRKGYVVLLRGDLGSGKTTLVRSFVAFESKEQANEVTSPTFSLAQAYKSQDYGAIYHYDIYRKDMQDMLELGLLEMLEQDGLHFVEWGDEALENILRQNGFNVMSITINTNAMLDHRIYKVAL
- the lptB gene encoding LPS export ABC transporter ATP-binding protein, with the protein product MNKLSAHNLNKHIKKTKIVQDISLEVNSGEVVGLLGPNGAGKTTTFYMICGLLHPSSGKVMLNHTDITKLPLHQRSNLGIGYLPQESSIFKDLSTEENLMLAAEISIKNAKDRQIKIEKMLEEFNIEPIRSRKGISLSGGERRRVEIARALVKDPKFILLDEPFAGVDPRAVSDIQNIILRLTELDIGVLITDHNVRETLSVCSRTYVIKSGTLLASGNAEEIYANELVRKYYLGEHFKV